A region from the Janthinobacterium agaricidamnosum genome encodes:
- a CDS encoding leucine-rich repeat-containing protein kinase family protein, which yields MHTLEQLRTGQLAGLRRLKLSCGLTDFPREIFDLADSLEILDLSGNALSSLPDDLPRLHKLRIIFCSDNLFTTLPAVLGSCPGLEMIGFKANRIGHVPAAALPSALRWLTLTDNAIEVLPDELGKCGQLQKLMLAGNCLSSLPASLVNCRKLELVRIAANRFTALPDCLLALPRLSWLAYAGNPFTEARELAALSGAGTAGVAWPRLQLAQQLGEGASGVIFRARLDGVEDVAVKVFKGAMTSDGLPRSEMAACVGAGAHPGLIPILGTLDAHPQGALGLVMPLIDVAYRNLAGPPSLSSCTRDVYAEGVRFEAPQALAIAQGIASAVCQLHARGIVHGDLYAHNILYADGGACLLGDFGAASMFASGSPHGEVLQGIEARAFGVLLGELIAHCATSMPSLQAMMDACLQEEVLRRPKFDVIERALRQMLPA from the coding sequence ATGCATACGCTGGAACAATTACGCACTGGCCAACTGGCCGGCCTGCGCCGCCTGAAGCTGTCGTGCGGCTTGACGGACTTCCCACGCGAGATATTCGACCTGGCCGACAGCCTGGAAATCCTCGACCTGTCCGGCAATGCGCTATCTTCGCTGCCCGACGATCTGCCGCGCCTGCACAAGCTGCGCATCATATTTTGCTCGGATAATCTGTTCACCACCTTACCGGCCGTGCTCGGTTCCTGTCCTGGGCTGGAAATGATCGGTTTCAAGGCGAACCGGATCGGCCACGTGCCGGCCGCAGCCTTGCCATCGGCACTACGCTGGCTGACGCTGACCGACAATGCCATCGAAGTCTTGCCTGATGAACTCGGCAAGTGCGGGCAATTGCAGAAACTCATGCTGGCGGGAAATTGCCTGAGCAGTTTGCCGGCATCGCTGGTGAACTGCCGCAAGCTGGAACTGGTGCGCATCGCCGCCAACCGTTTCACGGCGCTCCCCGATTGCCTGCTGGCCTTACCACGCCTGAGCTGGCTCGCGTATGCGGGCAATCCCTTTACGGAAGCGCGTGAACTGGCGGCCCTGAGCGGCGCCGGGACGGCGGGCGTGGCTTGGCCGCGTTTGCAACTGGCGCAGCAGCTGGGCGAGGGGGCATCGGGCGTGATTTTCCGTGCCCGCCTCGATGGTGTTGAGGATGTCGCCGTCAAAGTATTCAAGGGGGCGATGACCAGCGACGGCTTGCCGCGCAGCGAAATGGCTGCCTGTGTCGGCGCCGGCGCCCATCCGGGGCTGATCCCCATCCTTGGGACGCTCGATGCGCATCCGCAAGGGGCGCTGGGACTGGTCATGCCGCTGATCGACGTGGCCTATCGCAACCTGGCAGGGCCGCCCAGCCTGTCATCATGCACGCGTGATGTGTATGCCGAAGGCGTGCGCTTTGAGGCACCGCAAGCCTTGGCCATTGCCCAGGGCATCGCCTCGGCCGTATGCCAGCTGCATGCGCGCGGCATCGTGCATGGCGACTTGTATGCACACAATATCCTGTATGCGGACGGTGGCGCCTGCCTGCTGGGCGACTTCGGCGCGGCGTCGATGTTTGCGTCCGGTTCACCGCATGGGGAGGTACTGCAAGGCATAGAGGCGCGCGCCTTTGGCGTGCTGCTGGGCGAGTTGATCGCGCATTGCGCGACGTCGATGCCCAGCCTGCAGGCCATGATGGATGCTTGCCTGCAGGAAGAAGTATTGCGACGGCCCAAGTTCGACGTGATCGAACGGGCATTGCGGCAGATGCTCCCCGCATAA
- a CDS encoding nitronate monooxygenase: MKRVDDFRLRFGKKEYVPIMIGGMGVDISTSELALEAARLNGIGHISDAMVEDVSDRRFDTTFVKDKTKLYKFNINNSDKAVVQFDLGRLAEAQRLHIGRTMEAKKGDGLIFVNCMEKLTMNGPRETLRVRLNAALDAGIDGITLSAGLHFGSFALMADHPRFRDAKLGIIVSSVRALQIFLRKNAKLDRLPDFIIVEGPLAGGHLGFGMDWANYDLHTITAELLAYLKAEQLDIPLIAAGGIFTGSDAVSFLEAGAAGVQVATRFTVTEECGLPNKVKQEYYKASEEDIIVNGVSPTGYPMRMLKNTPAIGAGIRPGCESYGYLLDATGNCAYINSYNREVAAHPEQKTVVVMDKTCLCTHMRNFNCWTCGHYTYRLKDTTHKLDNGEYQILTAEHVFKDYQFSVDNQIALPEKEILVAG, encoded by the coding sequence ATGAAACGTGTTGATGATTTCCGCCTGCGATTTGGCAAAAAAGAATATGTGCCCATCATGATAGGCGGAATGGGTGTGGATATTTCCACGTCGGAGCTGGCCCTGGAAGCGGCACGGCTGAACGGTATCGGGCATATCTCCGATGCCATGGTGGAAGACGTGTCGGATCGCCGTTTCGACACCACCTTCGTCAAAGACAAGACGAAACTGTACAAATTCAACATCAATAACAGCGACAAGGCCGTGGTGCAGTTCGACCTGGGCCGCCTGGCGGAAGCGCAGCGCCTGCATATCGGCCGCACCATGGAAGCAAAAAAAGGCGATGGCTTGATCTTCGTCAATTGCATGGAAAAGCTGACCATGAATGGCCCCCGTGAAACCTTGCGCGTGCGCCTGAATGCGGCACTGGACGCGGGCATCGACGGCATCACCCTGTCCGCCGGTCTGCACTTCGGCTCGTTCGCCCTGATGGCCGACCATCCGCGTTTCCGTGACGCCAAGCTGGGCATCATCGTCTCGTCCGTGCGCGCCTTGCAGATTTTCCTGCGCAAGAACGCCAAGCTGGACCGTTTGCCCGACTTCATCATCGTCGAAGGACCATTGGCCGGCGGCCACCTGGGTTTCGGCATGGACTGGGCCAATTACGACCTGCACACGATCACGGCTGAACTGCTGGCCTACCTGAAAGCGGAACAGCTGGACATCCCGCTGATCGCCGCCGGCGGCATCTTCACGGGCAGCGATGCCGTCTCCTTCCTGGAAGCGGGCGCGGCTGGCGTGCAAGTGGCGACGCGCTTTACCGTCACCGAGGAATGCGGCTTGCCAAACAAGGTCAAGCAGGAATACTACAAGGCCTCGGAAGAAGACATCATCGTCAACGGCGTCTCGCCGACCGGTTACCCGATGCGCATGCTGAAGAACACGCCCGCCATCGGCGCCGGTATCCGCCCAGGCTGCGAATCGTATGGCTACCTGCTCGACGCGACGGGCAACTGCGCATACATCAACTCGTACAACCGCGAAGTGGCGGCCCATCCGGAACAAAAAACCGTCGTCGTGATGGACAAGACTTGCCTGTGCACGCACATGCGCAACTTCAACTGCTGGACCTGCGGCCATTACACGTATCGCCTGAAGGACACCACGCATAAGCTCGACAACGGCGAATACCAGATCCTGACGGCCGAACACGTCTTCAAGGATTACCAGTTCAGCGTCGACAACCAGATCGCCCTGCCGGAAAAAGAAATCCTGGTAGCGGGCTGA
- a CDS encoding YajQ family cyclic di-GMP-binding protein has protein sequence MPSFDVVSEADMIEVKNAVEQSNKEITTRFDFKGSDARVEHKENELTAFADSEFQLSQVRDVLTNKLTKRKVDVRFLDEGDIKKIGGDKVKQIIKIKNGIESDDAKKIVRVIKDSKMKVQASIQGEAVRVTGAKRDDLQAAMAMLRKDVPDMPLEFNNFRD, from the coding sequence ATGCCGTCATTTGATGTAGTCTCCGAAGCCGATATGATCGAAGTCAAGAATGCCGTCGAGCAATCCAACAAGGAAATCACGACCCGCTTCGACTTCAAGGGCAGCGATGCCCGCGTCGAACACAAGGAAAACGAATTGACCGCATTCGCGGATTCGGAATTCCAGCTCAGCCAGGTGCGCGACGTGCTGACCAATAAATTGACCAAACGCAAGGTCGATGTGCGCTTCCTCGACGAAGGCGACATCAAGAAGATTGGCGGCGACAAGGTCAAGCAGATCATCAAGATCAAGAATGGCATCGAATCGGATGATGCCAAGAAAATCGTGCGCGTCATCAAGGACAGCAAGATGAAAGTGCAAGCGAGCATCCAGGGTGAAGCCGTGCGCGTCACGGGCGCCAAGCGCGACGACCTGCAAGCGGCCATGGCCATGCTGCGCAAGGACGTGCCCGACATGCCGCTGGAATTTAACAATTTCCGCGATTAA
- the murB gene encoding UDP-N-acetylmuramate dehydrogenase, with protein MHPELTIEHNYNLQRLNTFGIAAHAAAYVRITSQAQLQAALQDPALSAMPRLILGGGSNIVLTGDFPGAVLHMATRGMRLAQADFETILVTAAAGENWHDFVQWTLAQGVGGLENLSLIPGTVGAAPIQNIGAYGVEIKDYLHKVSVMHSASGIVFDMDRDACRFAYRDSIFKQADGRELIVLEVTFALPAEWQPNLRYAELAQAVAERNLAEPTPQQVADTVMAIRRRKLPDPAVIGNAGSFFKNPVVSREQCLALLERFPALVHHAQPDGTEKLAAGWLIDQCGWKGKNLGPAGVYPKQALVLVNNGGARGADITRLAEAIQDDVEAKYGVRLSPEPVFV; from the coding sequence ATGCATCCAGAGCTCACCATCGAACACAATTACAACCTCCAGCGCCTGAATACCTTCGGCATCGCGGCCCATGCGGCCGCCTACGTACGCATTACTTCGCAGGCCCAGCTGCAGGCCGCACTGCAAGATCCCGCCCTGTCCGCCATGCCGCGCCTGATATTGGGCGGCGGCAGCAACATCGTACTGACGGGCGATTTTCCCGGCGCTGTGCTGCACATGGCCACGCGCGGCATGCGCCTGGCGCAGGCGGACTTCGAGACGATACTCGTCACGGCCGCGGCCGGCGAAAACTGGCACGACTTCGTGCAGTGGACCCTGGCACAAGGCGTGGGCGGACTGGAAAACCTGTCCTTGATCCCCGGCACGGTGGGTGCGGCGCCTATCCAGAATATCGGCGCGTATGGCGTGGAAATCAAGGATTATCTGCATAAGGTGAGCGTCATGCACAGCGCCAGCGGCATCGTCTTCGACATGGACCGCGACGCCTGCCGTTTCGCCTATCGCGACAGCATCTTCAAGCAGGCCGACGGGCGCGAGCTGATCGTGCTGGAAGTGACGTTTGCCTTGCCCGCCGAGTGGCAGCCGAACTTGCGCTACGCGGAACTGGCGCAGGCCGTGGCCGAGCGCAATCTTGCCGAACCGACGCCGCAACAGGTGGCCGACACGGTGATGGCGATCCGCCGGAGAAAATTGCCGGACCCGGCCGTGATCGGCAATGCGGGCAGCTTCTTCAAGAATCCGGTGGTGTCACGCGAGCAATGTCTTGCCTTGCTGGAACGTTTCCCCGCCTTGGTGCACCATGCGCAGCCCGATGGCACGGAAAAGCTGGCGGCCGGCTGGCTGATCGATCAGTGTGGCTGGAAGGGGAAAAACCTGGGGCCCGCGGGAGTGTATCCCAAGCAGGCGCTGGTTCTTGTGAATAATGGCGGCGCTCGTGGCGCGGACATTACCCGGCTGGCGGAAGCGATACAGGATGATGTAGAGGCGAAATATGGCGTGCGCCTGTCGCCCGAGCCTGTGTTTGTTTAA
- a CDS encoding pyrimidine/purine nucleoside phosphorylase encodes MSTQLDNVSVVKKSNIYFDGKCVSHNVILADGTKKSVGVIFASSLRFNTGAPETMEIVGGLCKVRLADATEWNSYGAGTEFKIPGNSYFDIETTETVDYVCHFA; translated from the coding sequence ATGAGCACACAACTGGACAATGTCAGCGTCGTCAAGAAGTCGAATATCTACTTTGACGGCAAATGCGTCTCGCACAACGTCATCCTCGCCGATGGCACGAAGAAAAGCGTGGGCGTGATTTTCGCGTCATCGCTGCGCTTCAACACGGGCGCGCCGGAAACGATGGAAATCGTCGGCGGCCTGTGCAAGGTGCGCCTGGCCGACGCGACGGAGTGGAACAGCTATGGCGCGGGCACGGAATTCAAAATCCCGGGCAATAGCTATTTTGACATCGAAACAACGGAAACCGTGGATTACGTCTGCCACTTCGCTTGA
- a CDS encoding diguanylate cyclase: MPEFSSSFTQHEPALTEFKVSVLLVDDQLIIAEAVRRMLSDQQDIEFHYVTDATQALDTALRLQPTVILQDLVMPGIDGFALIQQYRENEALAHVPVIVMSAKDDPKLKAHSFAVGANDYVVKLPDRLELLARIRYHSNAHISRLQRDQAFRFLRESQKNLADANIELQKLAALDGLTGIANRRRFDETLHFEWQRGQRDKAPLSLLFCDIDHFKSYNDHFGHLAGDLCLKKVAAVLTEHLKRPADLAARYGGEEFALILPETEAAGALLIAQACRRHLEGLQIENPAAGTGIVTISIGVATVVPSPDSTVEQLINRADQALYAAKRGGRNSVLSADDVQD; the protein is encoded by the coding sequence ATGCCAGAATTCTCCTCCAGCTTCACCCAGCATGAACCCGCATTGACCGAATTCAAGGTCAGCGTGCTGCTGGTGGACGACCAGTTGATCATTGCCGAGGCAGTCCGCCGCATGCTCAGCGACCAGCAGGATATCGAATTTCATTATGTGACCGACGCCACGCAGGCGCTGGACACGGCGCTGCGTTTGCAACCGACCGTCATCCTGCAAGACCTGGTGATGCCGGGCATCGACGGCTTCGCCTTGATCCAGCAGTACCGCGAAAACGAGGCGCTCGCGCACGTGCCGGTGATCGTGATGTCGGCCAAGGACGACCCGAAACTGAAGGCCCACAGCTTTGCCGTCGGCGCCAACGATTATGTGGTGAAACTGCCGGACCGCCTGGAGCTGCTGGCGCGCATACGCTACCATTCCAACGCGCACATCAGCCGCCTGCAGCGCGACCAGGCTTTTCGTTTCCTGCGCGAAAGCCAAAAGAACCTGGCGGACGCGAACATTGAATTGCAGAAACTGGCCGCCCTCGATGGCTTGACGGGCATCGCCAACCGCCGCCGTTTCGATGAAACCCTGCATTTCGAATGGCAGCGGGGCCAGCGCGACAAGGCGCCGCTGAGCCTGCTGTTCTGCGATATCGACCATTTCAAGAGCTATAACGACCATTTCGGCCATCTGGCGGGCGACCTGTGCCTGAAAAAAGTTGCCGCCGTGCTCACGGAACATTTGAAACGCCCGGCCGACCTGGCCGCCCGCTACGGGGGAGAAGAATTCGCCCTGATCCTGCCGGAAACGGAAGCGGCCGGCGCGCTGCTGATCGCCCAAGCATGCCGGCGCCATCTGGAAGGCTTGCAGATCGAGAACCCGGCGGCAGGCACGGGCATCGTCACCATCTCGATCGGCGTGGCCACCGTCGTGCCTTCGCCCGACTCGACGGTCGAGCAACTGATCAACCGCGCCGACCAGGCCCTGTACGCGGCCAAGCGCGGCGGACGCAACAGCGTGCTGAGCGCCGATGACGTCCAGGACTGA
- the cheB gene encoding chemotaxis-specific protein-glutamate methyltransferase CheB — protein MKIAIANDVAMAAEALRRVVASTQEHQVLWIARTGLEAVRMCEGNRPDLILMDLNMPEMDGVEATRLIMEQSPCAILVVTGRPQDNVNQVFRALGAGALDVTATPVLQGEVGGDSELLAKIKTIGKLIRHSAEAPPPRPANGNGGERGDGQVSTLVAIGASTGGPSAVAKVLAGWTAPPGCAIVVVQHIDETFASHFAKWLDDQLSMPVRVIAEGDELVSGTVLIAKTNDHLLLDQNYRLGYDAAPRDYVYRPSVDVFFNCVAQHWRGDAIGVLLTGMGRDGGDGLLAMRRAGKTTIAQDQASSAVYGMPRAAAELDAAQQILPLDRIGASLRGRLGAKLNNGWEPSPNI, from the coding sequence ATGAAAATTGCCATTGCCAACGATGTCGCCATGGCCGCCGAGGCCCTGCGCCGGGTGGTCGCCAGTACGCAGGAACACCAGGTGCTGTGGATCGCCCGCACGGGGCTCGAGGCCGTGCGCATGTGCGAGGGCAACCGCCCCGACCTGATCCTGATGGACCTGAACATGCCGGAGATGGATGGCGTGGAAGCGACGCGCCTGATCATGGAGCAAAGCCCGTGCGCCATCCTCGTCGTCACGGGCCGCCCGCAAGACAATGTCAACCAGGTCTTCCGCGCGCTGGGCGCGGGCGCGCTCGACGTCACGGCCACGCCGGTGCTGCAGGGGGAAGTGGGCGGCGACAGCGAACTGCTGGCCAAGATCAAGACCATCGGCAAGCTGATACGCCACAGCGCCGAAGCACCGCCGCCGCGCCCGGCGAACGGCAATGGCGGCGAACGCGGCGACGGCCAGGTATCGACGCTGGTGGCCATCGGCGCCTCGACGGGTGGCCCCTCGGCCGTGGCCAAGGTGCTGGCCGGCTGGACGGCGCCGCCCGGCTGCGCCATCGTGGTGGTGCAGCACATCGATGAAACCTTCGCCTCGCACTTCGCCAAATGGCTGGACGACCAGCTCAGCATGCCCGTGCGCGTGATCGCCGAAGGCGATGAACTGGTGTCCGGCACGGTACTGATCGCCAAGACCAATGACCACTTGCTGCTAGATCAAAATTATCGTTTGGGTTACGATGCAGCACCGCGCGACTATGTTTACCGCCCGTCCGTCGATGTCTTCTTCAACTGCGTGGCGCAGCACTGGCGCGGCGACGCCATCGGCGTATTGCTCACAGGCATGGGGCGCGACGGCGGCGACGGCTTGCTGGCCATGCGCCGCGCAGGCAAGACGACGATCGCGCAAGACCAGGCCAGCAGCGCCGTGTATGGCATGCCGCGCGCGGCGGCTGAACTCGATGCGGCGCAGCAAATCCTGCCATTGGATAGAATAGGCGCCAGCCTGCGCGGCCGTCTGGGCGCAAAACTCAACAATGGGTGGGAGCCCTCCCCTAACATCTGA
- a CDS encoding hybrid sensor histidine kinase/response regulator, translated as MSQDQHGDLSAFSMLDLFRMEADSQTQILTDGLLAMERHAGDAAAVEAMMRAAHSIKGAAAIVGLQVVVQLAHGMEDSFVAAQHGRLKLTPERVDVLLSGVDLIVQLSRLDDAGAEAWLAANAAQIDQTLNAIAGIADLPELPALPSLPASAPAPLPQETPNPTELQAPVASGLAGEEPESAAAPAPRAGAAPAKAVAQNFDKLLSLASESRINAHQMHPFVGALQRFKRNQSSLFSAIEHLHEAIARLADPGLMEKSLLALQKTQPLKQFMLEHIADIETYERRLLAVSQGMVDEVLALRMRPFRDGIHAFPRMVRDLARSLGKEVQLEIEGEDTLVDRDILAKIESPLNHMLRNAIDHGMEGPYERIDAGKEAMGTIRMEARHRAGMLSIEISDDGRGVDLEKIRQSVIERKMASPAMAAALSPGELLEFLFLPAFSLKATANQLSGRGVGLDIVHETIRQQNGTVRLESEPGRGFRALITLPLTQSIVRALVVDVHGEAYAIPIVKVESVVRVPQAAIHTLENKQFFELKGEHLGLVSAAQVLELGEAASQTDDLPVVVIGRGKQSYALVVDAIRGEQSLAVQAIDPIFGKMRDISAAALLDDGEPVLILDVPDLLLSIDKLLHEGGLHQLAQAGHAQQRRAKRILVVDDSLTVREMERKLLLARGFEVDVAIDGIDGWNVVRSGEYDLVITDVDMPRMDGIELVSLIKKDLHLHKLPVMIVSYKDRPEDRARGLSAGADYYLTKGSFHDETLLDAVADLIGDARL; from the coding sequence ATGAGCCAGGACCAGCACGGCGACCTGAGTGCCTTTTCCATGCTGGACCTGTTCCGCATGGAGGCGGACAGCCAGACCCAGATTCTCACCGACGGCTTGCTGGCCATGGAGCGCCATGCGGGCGACGCGGCGGCCGTCGAGGCGATGATGCGCGCGGCGCACTCGATCAAGGGTGCCGCCGCCATCGTCGGCCTGCAGGTGGTGGTGCAGCTGGCGCACGGCATGGAAGACAGCTTTGTCGCCGCCCAGCACGGCCGCTTGAAGCTGACGCCGGAAAGGGTCGACGTGCTGCTGTCGGGCGTCGACCTGATCGTGCAGCTGTCGCGCCTGGACGACGCGGGCGCCGAAGCGTGGCTGGCCGCGAATGCGGCGCAAATCGACCAGACCCTGAACGCCATCGCCGGCATCGCCGACCTGCCCGAATTGCCGGCCCTGCCCTCGTTGCCTGCCTCCGCTCCCGCCCCCTTGCCGCAGGAAACGCCCAACCCGACCGAACTGCAGGCTCCCGTGGCCAGCGGCCTGGCAGGCGAAGAGCCTGAATCGGCGGCCGCGCCTGCCCCGCGTGCGGGTGCCGCACCGGCCAAGGCTGTGGCGCAAAACTTCGACAAGCTGCTGTCGCTGGCCAGCGAATCGCGCATCAATGCGCACCAGATGCACCCGTTCGTCGGTGCCCTGCAGCGTTTCAAGCGCAACCAGAGCAGCCTGTTTTCCGCCATCGAGCACCTGCACGAAGCCATTGCCCGCTTGGCCGACCCGGGCCTGATGGAAAAGTCCCTGCTGGCGCTGCAAAAGACGCAACCGCTGAAGCAGTTCATGCTCGAGCACATCGCCGACATCGAAACCTATGAGCGGCGCCTGCTGGCCGTCTCGCAAGGCATGGTCGACGAAGTGCTGGCCCTGCGCATGCGCCCTTTCCGCGACGGCATCCATGCGTTTCCGCGCATGGTGCGCGACCTGGCGCGCAGCCTGGGCAAGGAAGTGCAGCTGGAGATCGAAGGCGAGGATACCCTGGTCGACCGCGACATCCTGGCGAAGATTGAAAGCCCGCTGAACCACATGCTGCGCAACGCCATCGACCATGGCATGGAAGGCCCGTACGAGCGCATCGACGCGGGCAAGGAAGCGATGGGCACGATACGCATGGAAGCGCGCCACCGCGCCGGCATGCTGAGCATCGAGATCAGCGACGACGGGCGCGGCGTCGACCTGGAAAAAATCCGCCAGTCCGTCATCGAACGCAAGATGGCCAGTCCCGCCATGGCCGCCGCGCTGTCGCCGGGCGAGCTGCTGGAGTTTTTGTTCCTGCCCGCCTTCAGCCTGAAGGCGACGGCCAATCAATTGTCCGGACGCGGCGTGGGCCTCGACATCGTGCACGAGACGATACGCCAGCAAAACGGCACGGTGCGCCTGGAATCGGAGCCGGGCCGCGGCTTCCGCGCCCTGATCACCCTGCCGCTGACGCAGTCGATCGTGCGCGCGCTGGTGGTCGACGTGCACGGCGAAGCCTATGCCATCCCCATCGTCAAGGTGGAAAGCGTGGTGCGCGTGCCGCAAGCGGCCATCCATACCCTGGAAAACAAGCAGTTCTTCGAACTCAAGGGCGAACATTTGGGCCTGGTGTCGGCCGCGCAGGTGCTGGAACTGGGCGAAGCGGCCAGCCAGACCGACGATTTGCCGGTGGTGGTGATCGGGCGCGGCAAGCAAAGCTATGCGCTGGTGGTCGACGCCATCCGCGGCGAGCAAAGCCTGGCCGTGCAGGCCATCGATCCGATCTTCGGCAAGATGCGCGATATTTCCGCCGCCGCCCTGCTCGACGACGGCGAGCCGGTGCTGATCCTCGACGTGCCCGATTTGCTGCTGTCGATCGACAAGCTGCTGCACGAAGGCGGCCTGCACCAGCTGGCGCAGGCCGGCCACGCGCAGCAGCGCCGCGCCAAGCGCATCCTTGTCGTCGACGATTCGCTGACGGTGCGCGAGATGGAGCGCAAGCTGCTGCTGGCGCGCGGTTTCGAGGTCGACGTGGCCATCGACGGCATCGACGGCTGGAACGTGGTGCGCAGCGGCGAATACGACCTGGTGATCACCGACGTCGACATGCCGCGCATGGATGGCATCGAACTGGTCTCGCTGATCAAGAAGGACCTGCACCTGCACAAGCTGCCGGTGATGATCGTCTCGTACAAGGACCGCCCGGAAGACCGCGCGCGCGGCCTGTCCGCCGGCGCCGATTATTATCTGACCAAAGGCAGCTTCCACGACGAGACCTTGCTCGACGCGGTAGCCGACCTGATAGGAGATGCCCGCTTATGA
- a CDS encoding chemotaxis protein CheW, with protein sequence MTNLIATESPATIDDCWNHIGVVGDQSCPKLPANVHCRNCDVYAGAARRNLQRPVDEHYRRDWASHFRQIDTGGEVRDSSALVFRIGREWLALPTRVFDAVAPQARPHVLPHRSGRGLAGIVNIGGKLYPCMSLASLLGIDEQGAPAARGRHTFARLLLLRWEEQAYALPVADLHGIVRYASGAVQAPAATINKGLSRFLSGVITEGDMRIGCLDTALIGFQLARLLR encoded by the coding sequence ATGACAAATCTCATCGCCACCGAGTCCCCCGCCACCATCGACGACTGCTGGAACCATATCGGCGTGGTCGGCGACCAGAGCTGCCCCAAGCTGCCAGCCAACGTGCATTGCCGCAACTGCGACGTGTACGCGGGCGCCGCCCGGCGAAACCTGCAGCGGCCCGTGGACGAACACTACCGGCGCGACTGGGCCAGCCACTTCCGCCAGATCGATACGGGCGGCGAAGTGCGCGACAGTTCCGCGCTGGTGTTTCGCATCGGCCGCGAATGGCTGGCGCTGCCCACGCGCGTGTTCGACGCCGTGGCGCCGCAGGCCAGGCCGCATGTGCTGCCGCACCGCAGCGGGCGCGGTCTGGCGGGCATCGTCAATATCGGCGGCAAGCTGTATCCGTGCATGTCGCTGGCCAGTTTGCTGGGCATCGACGAACAGGGTGCGCCAGCGGCCCGCGGCCGCCACACGTTTGCGCGCCTGCTGCTGCTGCGCTGGGAAGAGCAGGCTTACGCGCTGCCCGTGGCCGACCTGCACGGCATCGTGCGCTATGCGTCGGGCGCCGTGCAGGCGCCGGCGGCGACCATCAACAAGGGCCTGTCGCGCTTTTTGTCCGGCGTCATCACCGAGGGCGACATGCGCATCGGCTGCCTCGACACGGCGCTGATCGGCTTTCAACTTGCGAGACTATTACGATGA
- a CDS encoding CheR family methyltransferase, translating to MTAQALLRRATGLSVSKSVAERAVNQRMERTGFADSQAYLQALTPAEMTQLIELVVVPESWLFRDPQAFYATVELVQERWARGRATRILSIPCAGGEEPYSMAMALRDGGVPKQAFSIDAYDLSPGCIERAQAGVYGRNAFRAQDVAFRERYFTHVADDAYRIIDSLRDQVTFRQGNLLQFDTASCNKHYDVIFCRNLLIYFDKPTTRAAIANLSALLADDGMLLAGYAEVPSFCQNGFAPLQFRQAFALKKETAAPASPVLVAPLPVARPLRSVPPAPGRAAVAAPSSAASAVPRTRPVSVPSPAPAAQADLLAEARLLADRGQLREAGDKCHAHLAKVPEAAEAYFMLGIINELAGKMDLADDYWRRCIYLQPDHYEALCHLALLAERNGNQTAAATLKARAARIYERRQASN from the coding sequence ATGACGGCGCAAGCCCTGCTGCGCCGCGCGACCGGCCTGTCGGTGTCCAAATCCGTGGCCGAGCGGGCCGTCAATCAGCGCATGGAGCGGACGGGCTTTGCCGATAGCCAGGCTTACCTGCAGGCGCTCACGCCGGCCGAAATGACGCAATTGATCGAACTGGTGGTGGTGCCCGAATCGTGGCTGTTCCGCGATCCGCAAGCGTTCTACGCCACCGTCGAACTGGTGCAGGAGCGCTGGGCGCGCGGACGCGCCACGCGCATCCTGTCGATCCCGTGCGCGGGCGGCGAGGAACCGTATTCGATGGCCATGGCGCTGCGCGACGGCGGTGTGCCGAAACAGGCGTTCAGCATCGACGCGTATGACCTGAGCCCCGGCTGCATCGAGCGGGCGCAGGCCGGCGTGTATGGCCGCAACGCCTTCCGCGCGCAGGACGTGGCCTTCCGCGAACGCTATTTCACGCACGTGGCCGACGACGCCTACCGCATCATCGACTCCCTGCGCGACCAGGTGACCTTCAGGCAGGGCAATCTGCTGCAGTTCGATACCGCCAGCTGCAACAAACATTACGACGTCATCTTCTGCCGCAACCTGCTGATTTACTTCGACAAACCGACCACGCGCGCCGCCATCGCCAACCTGTCCGCCCTGCTGGCCGACGACGGCATGCTGCTGGCCGGTTATGCGGAAGTGCCGTCGTTCTGCCAGAACGGCTTTGCGCCGCTGCAGTTCCGCCAGGCTTTCGCCCTGAAGAAGGAAACAGCGGCGCCGGCCAGCCCCGTGCTAGTGGCGCCGCTGCCTGTCGCGCGTCCCCTGCGCAGCGTGCCGCCCGCGCCAGGGCGCGCTGCAGTAGCAGCCCCCTCTTCCGCCGCGTCGGCGGTGCCGCGCACGCGCCCCGTGTCCGTGCCATCGCCCGCGCCGGCAGCGCAAGCCGATTTGCTGGCAGAGGCGCGCCTGCTGGCCGACCGCGGCCAGTTGCGCGAGGCCGGCGACAAATGCCACGCGCACCTGGCGAAAGTGCCCGAGGCGGCGGAAGCGTATTTCATGCTGGGCATCATCAATGAACTGGCCGGCAAGATGGACCTGGCCGACGACTACTGGCGCCGCTGCATCTACCTGCAGCCCGACCATTACGAGGCGCTGTGCCATCTGGCCCTGCTGGCCGAACGCAATGGCAACCAAACGGCCGCCGCCACCCTGAAGGCGCGCGCGGCACGCATTTACGAGCGCCGCCAGGCGTCCAACTAA